In Leifsonia sp. ZF2019, a genomic segment contains:
- a CDS encoding transglutaminase family protein encodes MKRLRVTHSTGYRYDGEVTASYNEARMLPLSGERQLVLHAALDVQPVSSHHQYTDYWGTRVLAFDVLDPHRELTITASSLVEVLDAQHPAAGLGWDELEVAVQRSGECVQQLRQTELTAPPASLAGLAADEKSSAADPCAVARAIVAAVGDGMEYVSGVTGVRTTAAEAWDARSGVCQDIAHVAIGALRSAGIPARYVSGYLHPKAEAAIGETVTGESHAWVEWFCGTWHGYDPTNGIEIGDRHVRVGHGRDYTDVTPLRGVYAGTGTSELFVSVSITREA; translated from the coding sequence ATGAAGCGGCTGCGGGTCACCCACTCCACGGGCTACCGCTACGACGGCGAGGTCACCGCGTCGTACAACGAGGCCAGGATGCTCCCGCTCTCGGGCGAGCGCCAGCTGGTCCTGCACGCCGCGCTCGACGTGCAGCCGGTCTCCTCCCACCACCAGTACACCGATTACTGGGGCACCCGCGTCCTGGCCTTCGACGTGCTCGACCCGCATCGCGAGCTCACCATCACCGCGAGCAGCCTGGTCGAGGTGCTGGATGCGCAGCATCCCGCGGCCGGGCTCGGCTGGGACGAGCTGGAGGTCGCCGTGCAGCGCTCGGGGGAGTGCGTGCAGCAGTTGCGGCAGACCGAGCTGACCGCGCCTCCCGCGTCGCTCGCCGGGCTCGCGGCGGACGAGAAGAGCTCAGCGGCAGACCCGTGCGCTGTCGCGCGGGCGATCGTCGCGGCCGTCGGCGACGGGATGGAGTACGTCAGCGGAGTGACCGGGGTGCGCACGACCGCCGCCGAGGCCTGGGACGCCCGCAGCGGCGTCTGCCAGGACATCGCCCACGTCGCCATCGGCGCCCTCCGCTCGGCCGGCATCCCGGCCCGCTACGTGTCGGGCTACCTGCACCCGAAGGCGGAGGCGGCGATCGGCGAGACCGTCACCGGCGAATCCCACGCCTGGGTCGAATGGTTCTGCGGCACCTGGCACGGCTACGACCCCACCAACGGCATCGAGATCGGCGACCGCCACGTGCGCGTCGGCCACGGCCGCGACTACACCGATGTCACGCCCTTGCGCGGCGTCTACGCCGGCACGGGAACCTCGGAGCTGTTCGTCTCGGTGTCGATCACGCGGGAGGCGTGA
- a CDS encoding aldose 1-epimerase family protein, whose translation MTIPLSGTHFGLSAGDYHATIASVGASLRTLEHKGRALVVPFEADEVRPAYRGATLAPWPNRVVDGKYTFEGVEQQLPLTEPDRGHALHGLATWLDFAAVDRSGSSVTFAATIEAQAGYPHRVEVSVAFSLDECGLRTEVTATNTGPTAAPWGTGPHPYLVAGDGRVDDWTLSLPADTVLSVDPERLIPIDLTSVEAEGDGAFDFRAERRIGDTFIDHAFTGLTRDADGLATVALRAADGTGVEMVWDEACPWVQIHTADQPDPALDRLGLAVEPMTCPPDAFNSGTDLIVLQPGASTTASWTIRALA comes from the coding sequence ATGACCATTCCCCTCTCCGGCACCCACTTCGGCCTGAGCGCCGGCGACTACCACGCCACCATCGCCTCCGTCGGGGCGTCGCTGCGCACCCTGGAGCACAAGGGGCGCGCGCTCGTGGTGCCGTTCGAGGCCGACGAGGTGCGGCCGGCGTATCGCGGCGCGACCCTGGCCCCGTGGCCCAACCGGGTCGTGGACGGGAAGTACACGTTCGAGGGCGTGGAGCAGCAGCTCCCGCTCACCGAGCCGGACCGCGGTCACGCCTTGCACGGTCTCGCGACCTGGCTCGACTTCGCCGCGGTCGACCGCTCCGGCAGCAGCGTCACCTTCGCCGCCACGATCGAGGCCCAGGCCGGCTACCCGCACCGCGTCGAGGTCTCGGTCGCCTTCAGTCTGGACGAGTGCGGCCTCCGAACGGAGGTCACCGCGACCAACACCGGCCCGACAGCCGCACCGTGGGGCACCGGACCGCACCCGTATCTCGTCGCCGGCGACGGACGGGTGGACGACTGGACGCTCAGCCTCCCCGCCGACACGGTGCTCTCGGTCGACCCGGAGCGCCTCATCCCGATCGACCTCACCAGCGTGGAGGCGGAGGGCGACGGCGCGTTCGACTTCCGCGCCGAGCGTCGTATCGGCGACACGTTCATCGACCACGCGTTCACCGGGCTCACCCGCGACGCGGACGGCCTCGCCACGGTCGCCCTGCGCGCGGCGGACGGAACGGGTGTCGAGATGGTCTGGGACGAGGCCTGCCCGTGGGTCCAGATCCACACCGCCGACCAGCCCGACCCGGCGCTCGACCGCCTCGGTCTCGCCGTCGAGCCGATGACGTGCCCGCCGGACGCCTTCAACTCCGGCACCGACCTGATCGTGCTGCAGCCGGGCGCATCCACGACGGCGTCGTGGACGATTCGCGCGCTGGCGTGA
- a CDS encoding circularly permuted type 2 ATP-grasp protein: MGDLFGGYGVQTARRRRGRATPFDEMFGDARRAHASRTRPAYRELFTALAALTQDELRGRTDALASSYLAQGVTFDFAGEERPFPLDAVPRVIEQPEWAHIEAGVGQRVRALEAFLSDVYGAQNAVRDGVVPAGLITSSAHFHRAAAGIESANGVRIHVSGIDLIRDEHGDWRVLEDNVRVPSGVSYVISNRRVMAQTLPELFTSMRVRPVGDYPYRLLQALKASAPGGMDNPNVVVLTPGVYNSAYFEHTLLARLMGVELVEGRDLFCSAGKVWMRTTSGPQRVDVIYRRIDDEFIDPLQFRVDSVLGTPGLMLAARLGNVTIANAVGNGVADDKLVYTYVPDLIRYYLAEEPILPNVDTWRLEEPEALAEVLDRLDELVVKPVDGSGGKGLVIGPDASRRELADLRARLIADPRGWIAQPVVQLSTIPTLVEDGMRPRHVDLRPFAVNDGRDVWVLPGGLTRVALAEGQLVVNSSQGGGSKDTWVVGTAGGAVEAENGHEPRAVAGLVADQAALAIFPAPHAPDHSEEDAPRADQQQQQQQQQQTRADREEAPAC; the protein is encoded by the coding sequence ATGGGAGATCTGTTCGGCGGGTACGGGGTGCAGACGGCACGACGCCGGCGTGGCCGTGCGACTCCGTTCGACGAGATGTTCGGCGACGCGCGCAGGGCGCACGCCTCCCGGACCCGGCCGGCCTACCGTGAGCTGTTCACGGCGCTCGCCGCGCTCACGCAGGACGAGCTGCGCGGACGCACCGACGCGCTGGCCAGCTCATACCTCGCGCAGGGCGTGACGTTCGACTTCGCGGGCGAGGAGCGGCCATTCCCGCTCGACGCGGTCCCGCGCGTGATCGAGCAGCCGGAGTGGGCGCACATCGAAGCCGGCGTCGGGCAGCGGGTGCGGGCGCTGGAGGCGTTTCTGAGCGACGTCTACGGCGCGCAGAACGCGGTGCGCGACGGCGTCGTCCCCGCCGGGCTGATCACCTCGTCCGCGCACTTCCATCGGGCGGCCGCCGGGATCGAGAGCGCCAACGGAGTGCGCATCCACGTCTCCGGGATCGACCTGATCCGCGACGAGCACGGCGACTGGCGCGTGCTCGAGGACAACGTGCGGGTGCCCAGCGGTGTCAGCTACGTGATCTCCAATCGACGGGTCATGGCGCAGACGCTGCCCGAACTGTTCACCTCCATGCGCGTGCGGCCGGTCGGCGACTACCCCTACCGGCTGCTGCAGGCGCTGAAGGCGAGCGCGCCGGGCGGCATGGACAACCCCAACGTCGTCGTGCTGACCCCGGGGGTCTACAACTCCGCATACTTCGAGCACACCCTCCTCGCCCGGTTGATGGGCGTGGAGCTGGTGGAGGGGCGCGACCTGTTCTGCTCCGCCGGGAAGGTGTGGATGCGCACCACCAGCGGGCCGCAGCGCGTCGACGTGATCTACCGGAGGATCGACGACGAATTCATCGACCCGCTGCAGTTCCGCGTCGACTCGGTGCTCGGCACGCCCGGCCTGATGCTCGCGGCGCGGCTCGGCAACGTGACGATCGCGAACGCCGTCGGAAACGGCGTCGCGGACGACAAGCTCGTCTACACCTACGTGCCCGACCTCATCCGGTACTACCTGGCCGAGGAGCCGATCCTCCCGAACGTCGACACCTGGCGGCTGGAGGAGCCGGAGGCGCTCGCCGAGGTGCTCGACCGGCTGGACGAGCTGGTCGTCAAGCCGGTCGACGGCTCCGGCGGCAAGGGCCTCGTCATCGGGCCCGACGCCTCCCGCCGCGAGCTCGCCGACCTGCGGGCCCGCCTCATCGCCGACCCGCGCGGGTGGATCGCCCAGCCCGTCGTGCAGCTCTCCACCATCCCGACCCTGGTGGAAGACGGCATGCGCCCCCGGCACGTCGACCTGCGCCCGTTCGCGGTGAACGACGGGCGTGACGTCTGGGTGCTGCCGGGCGGCCTGACCCGGGTGGCGCTCGCAGAGGGACAGCTGGTCGTGAACAGCAGCCAGGGCGGCGGCTCCAAGGACACCTGGGTCGTCGGTACGGCCGGCGGCGCGGTCGAGGCGGAGAACGGGCACGAGCCGCGCGCGGTCGCCGGGCTCGTCGCAGATCAGGCGGCACTCGCGATCTTCCCTGCCCCGCACGCGCCCGATCACTCCGAGGAGGACGCGCCGCGCGCCGACCAGCAACAGCAGCAGCAGCAACAGCAGCAGACGCGCGCCGACCGGGAGGAGGCCCCGGCATGCTGA
- a CDS encoding NAD-dependent succinate-semialdehyde dehydrogenase translates to MSAVDTAPGPTARESELLARVPDGLYIAGRWEAGTQDPIQVQDPATGRVIKSIANARPEDGIRALDAAAEAADAWAATPPRTRAEILRRAFDLLQERRDDFALLMTLEMGKPLAEANGEVTYGGEFLRWFSEEAVRISGRYGSNPEGTGTMVVSQRPVGPSFFITPWNFPLAMATRKIAPALAAGCTVVVKPAELTPLTTLFFAQLLEDAGLPAGVVNVITTSTSGAVSAPIIADPRLRKISFTGSTPVGRALLAQAGQNVLRTSMELGGNAPFVVFEDADLDAAVNGAMLAKFRNMGQACTAANRFIVHESIAEEFAARVTERVSALRVGRGTDEGVTLGPLIDDRAVASMAALVEDAVSRGARVLTGGAAPEGDGFFFEPTVLVDVQPGSEILREEIFGPILAITTFSTEEEAVARANETEYGLVGYVFTQDLARGQRLIDGVDTGMMGLNTGLVSNAAAPFGGVKQSGLGREGGLEGIHEYLSTKYTLIPA, encoded by the coding sequence ATGAGCGCCGTCGACACCGCCCCCGGACCGACGGCCCGCGAGAGCGAGCTGCTCGCCCGAGTCCCCGACGGCCTGTACATCGCGGGCCGCTGGGAGGCCGGGACCCAGGACCCGATTCAGGTCCAGGATCCGGCCACCGGCCGCGTGATCAAGAGCATCGCCAATGCGCGCCCGGAGGACGGCATCCGTGCTCTGGACGCGGCCGCCGAGGCGGCGGACGCGTGGGCGGCGACCCCGCCCCGCACCCGCGCCGAGATCCTGCGCCGCGCGTTCGACCTGCTGCAGGAGCGCCGCGACGACTTCGCTCTGCTGATGACGCTCGAGATGGGCAAGCCGCTGGCCGAGGCCAACGGCGAGGTCACCTACGGCGGCGAGTTCCTCCGCTGGTTCTCGGAGGAGGCCGTGCGCATCTCCGGACGCTACGGGTCGAACCCGGAGGGCACCGGCACGATGGTCGTCTCGCAGCGCCCGGTGGGGCCGAGCTTCTTCATCACGCCGTGGAACTTCCCGCTGGCGATGGCGACGCGCAAGATCGCGCCGGCTCTGGCCGCGGGCTGCACGGTCGTCGTGAAGCCGGCCGAGCTGACCCCGCTCACCACGCTGTTCTTCGCGCAGCTGCTCGAGGACGCAGGACTGCCGGCCGGCGTGGTCAATGTGATCACGACCTCCACCTCCGGCGCCGTCTCGGCGCCGATCATCGCGGACCCGCGTCTGCGCAAGATCTCGTTCACGGGCTCCACGCCGGTCGGACGCGCTCTGCTCGCCCAGGCCGGCCAGAACGTGCTGCGCACCTCGATGGAGCTCGGCGGCAACGCGCCGTTCGTCGTGTTCGAGGACGCCGACCTCGATGCGGCCGTGAACGGCGCGATGCTCGCCAAGTTCCGCAACATGGGCCAGGCCTGCACGGCGGCCAACCGCTTCATCGTGCACGAGTCGATCGCGGAGGAGTTCGCCGCCCGCGTCACCGAGCGCGTGAGCGCGCTCCGCGTCGGCCGCGGCACCGACGAGGGCGTCACCCTCGGGCCGCTCATCGACGACCGCGCGGTCGCCTCGATGGCGGCACTCGTGGAGGACGCGGTCTCGCGGGGCGCCCGTGTGCTCACCGGCGGTGCGGCACCGGAGGGCGACGGCTTCTTCTTCGAGCCGACCGTCCTCGTCGACGTCCAGCCCGGCAGCGAGATCCTCCGCGAGGAGATCTTCGGACCGATCCTGGCCATCACGACCTTCTCCACCGAGGAGGAGGCCGTGGCGCGCGCCAACGAGACCGAGTACGGGCTCGTCGGCTACGTGTTCACCCAGGACCTCGCCCGCGGCCAGCGCCTGATCGACGGCGTCGACACCGGGATGATGGGCCTCAACACCGGTCTGGTCTCCAACGCCGCTGCGCCGTTCGGTGGCGTCAAGCAGTCGGGCCTCGGCCGCGAGGGCGGGCTCGAGGGCATCCACGAGTACCTCAGCACCAAGTACACGCTGATCCCCGCCTGA
- a CDS encoding alpha-E domain-containing protein: MLSRIASSLFWIGRYVERSDGTARILDVHLQLLLEDPWIDEDTACRSLLGVMGSEAPDGALVREDVLRILAVDRSAPASIVYSLAAARENARRAREIVSTELWECLNTTAARMPRRVTSDKVHEFFTWVRDRTALAVGIMESGASRDEAWHFFTLGRSVERADMTARLLATRSLTEASGPSWTTILRSCGAYEAYLRTYRGVPSARNAAEFLLHDRLFPRSILYSIARAVDSLRDIEPRTERAGVSDRAVRLLGQVQSELEFRPVADVIDDLPAYMSAIQDATSAATAAVTQRYFPEHAAPSWIGDRV; this comes from the coding sequence ATGCTGAGCCGCATCGCGTCGTCGCTGTTCTGGATCGGCCGCTACGTCGAGCGCAGCGACGGCACCGCGCGCATCCTGGACGTGCACCTCCAGCTGCTCCTGGAGGACCCGTGGATCGACGAGGACACCGCCTGCCGGTCGCTGCTCGGCGTGATGGGCAGCGAGGCGCCCGACGGTGCGCTGGTGCGGGAGGACGTGCTGCGCATCCTCGCCGTGGACCGCAGCGCACCAGCCTCCATCGTCTACTCGCTCGCCGCCGCCCGGGAGAACGCCCGTCGCGCCCGCGAGATCGTCTCCACCGAGCTGTGGGAGTGCCTGAACACCACGGCCGCACGGATGCCGCGGCGGGTCACCAGCGACAAGGTGCACGAGTTCTTCACCTGGGTCCGCGACCGGACGGCGCTCGCCGTGGGGATCATGGAGTCCGGGGCGAGCCGCGACGAGGCCTGGCACTTCTTCACCCTCGGCCGCAGTGTGGAGCGGGCGGACATGACCGCCCGGCTGCTCGCGACCCGCTCGCTCACCGAGGCGAGCGGCCCGAGCTGGACGACCATCCTGCGCTCGTGCGGAGCGTACGAGGCGTACCTGCGCACCTACCGGGGCGTTCCGTCCGCGCGCAACGCGGCCGAGTTCCTGTTGCACGACAGGCTGTTCCCGCGCTCGATCCTGTACTCGATCGCGCGAGCGGTCGACAGCCTGCGCGACATCGAGCCCCGCACCGAGCGCGCCGGGGTCTCCGACCGTGCGGTGCGGCTGCTCGGGCAGGTGCAGAGCGAGCTCGAGTTCCGGCCGGTCGCCGACGTGATCGACGACCTGCCGGCGTACATGTCCGCCATCCAGGATGCGACGAGTGCGGCGACGGCGGCCGTCACCCAGCGCTACTTCCCGGAGCACGCGGCGCCCAGCTGGATCGGAGACAGGGTATGA
- a CDS encoding PucR family transcriptional regulator: protein MPATLSQLLARPELDLTLLTPAGVGDPDAPVQWAHSSELPDPTPFLSPGQVLLVTGTPDDVDPYIARLAEHGVVGLGFGTEVVRAGTPDALIDACVRHGLPLFEVPYRTPFIAIARFVADRVAADAYARNTWALRASRAISLAALRPDALAAVLTELARQIERPVALIGADGSLDRVSPAGALTAASRDLLAAADPLLRSRRRAAGSADTEAGAFALQTLGAAGRLRGVLAIGSDGLDPAAQQVVTGVVALAGLALEQSRATDAARARLRTAVWRALIAGDRALAESVAEPVLGALPEAPVRVTVLTGTALAAAADWLESHADGFFARDGQELVLMESETGADAADSGALGPAAAARFELRGGTSAPSSLADLPTALAQAEVARQRATPASPVPSFDDVATAGMLALLQTPDARAVAQTALAPLVAADPGLPALLRTWLDSDGVYDIAARRLGIHRHTLRARVADAERLLGRDLSGFAARADLYAALRATA, encoded by the coding sequence ATGCCCGCGACCCTCTCCCAGCTCCTCGCCCGCCCCGAGCTGGACCTCACGCTCCTGACCCCGGCGGGCGTCGGCGACCCCGATGCCCCGGTGCAATGGGCGCACAGCTCGGAGCTGCCCGACCCGACGCCGTTCCTCTCCCCCGGCCAGGTGCTGCTCGTCACCGGCACCCCCGACGATGTCGACCCGTACATCGCGCGCCTGGCCGAGCACGGCGTCGTCGGCCTCGGGTTCGGCACGGAGGTGGTGCGCGCCGGGACTCCGGACGCACTGATCGACGCGTGCGTGCGCCACGGCCTCCCCCTCTTCGAGGTGCCGTACCGCACACCGTTCATCGCGATCGCCCGCTTCGTCGCCGACCGCGTCGCCGCCGACGCCTACGCCCGCAACACCTGGGCACTGCGCGCATCCCGCGCCATCTCGCTCGCCGCGCTGCGGCCCGACGCTCTCGCCGCGGTGCTGACCGAGCTGGCCAGGCAGATCGAGCGGCCGGTCGCCCTGATCGGGGCGGACGGCTCCCTCGACCGCGTCTCGCCGGCCGGGGCGCTGACGGCGGCGTCGCGCGACCTCCTCGCCGCGGCCGACCCGCTGCTGCGCAGCCGCCGCCGCGCCGCCGGCTCGGCGGACACGGAGGCGGGCGCGTTCGCGCTCCAGACCCTCGGCGCCGCCGGCCGTCTGCGCGGCGTGCTCGCCATCGGCTCCGACGGTCTCGACCCGGCCGCCCAGCAGGTGGTCACCGGAGTCGTCGCCCTGGCCGGCCTTGCGCTCGAGCAGAGCCGCGCCACCGACGCCGCTCGCGCCCGCCTCCGGACGGCCGTCTGGCGCGCCCTCATCGCGGGCGACCGTGCGCTGGCCGAGTCCGTCGCTGAGCCGGTGCTCGGCGCGCTGCCGGAGGCCCCGGTACGCGTCACCGTGCTCACCGGAACCGCGCTGGCCGCCGCGGCCGACTGGCTGGAGTCCCACGCGGACGGCTTCTTCGCGCGCGACGGCCAGGAGCTCGTCCTGATGGAGTCGGAGACGGGCGCCGACGCCGCCGACTCCGGCGCGCTCGGCCCGGCCGCCGCCGCGCGCTTCGAACTGCGCGGCGGCACGTCGGCGCCGTCGTCGCTCGCCGATCTCCCGACCGCCCTCGCGCAGGCCGAGGTGGCGCGACAGCGGGCGACCCCCGCCTCCCCGGTCCCCTCGTTCGACGATGTCGCCACGGCCGGGATGCTCGCACTCCTCCAGACCCCCGACGCCCGGGCCGTCGCGCAGACCGCGCTGGCCCCGCTCGTCGCCGCCGACCCCGGCCTCCCGGCCCTGCTGCGCACGTGGCTCGACAGCGACGGCGTCTATGACATCGCCGCCCGCCGCCTCGGCATCCACCGCCACACCCTCCGCGCCCGCGTCGCCGATGCCGAACGCCTTCTCGGCCGCGACCTCAGCGGCTTCGCCGCCCGCGCCGACCTCTACGCCGCCCTGCGGGCGACCGCGTAA
- the gabT gene encoding 4-aminobutyrate--2-oxoglutarate transaminase, which produces MTITDTAISTPLGGPTLPQERRLVTPIPGPESRKRSERKAQAVAAGVGATIPVYTVAAGGGVIVDVDGNSLIDLGSGIAVTGVGNAAPRVVEAVTAQVAAFTHTCFTVAPYDSYVDVAEALNRLTPGDHAKRSALFNSGAEAVENAVKIARHYTGKQAVVAFDHAYHGRTNLTMGLTAKNQPYKNGFGPFAPEIYRAPLSYPLRDGGLSGAEAAKRAITLIEKQIGASNLAAIIIEPIQGEGGFIVPADGFLPALQAWASANGVVFIADEVQTGFARTGTMFASEQFGLVPDLIVTAKGIAGGLPLSAVTGRAEIMDAPQVGGLGGTYGGNPLACVAALAAIETYEQDGLVERAREIGDILFEKLGALRDADPRVAEVRGRGAMVAIELVDPETGEPDAALTSKVAAAAHAAGVVLLTCGTYGNVIRFLPPLSIPDHLLIEGLDVVAEAVANA; this is translated from the coding sequence ATGACCATCACCGACACCGCCATCAGCACACCCCTCGGCGGACCGACGCTCCCGCAGGAGCGGCGGCTCGTCACCCCGATCCCCGGCCCCGAGTCCCGCAAGCGCTCCGAGCGCAAGGCGCAGGCCGTGGCCGCCGGTGTCGGCGCCACCATCCCGGTCTACACCGTGGCCGCCGGCGGAGGGGTCATCGTCGACGTCGACGGCAACTCGCTCATCGACCTCGGCTCCGGCATCGCCGTGACCGGCGTCGGCAACGCGGCCCCGCGCGTGGTCGAGGCCGTCACCGCCCAGGTCGCCGCCTTCACGCACACCTGCTTCACGGTCGCCCCCTACGACTCCTACGTCGACGTCGCCGAGGCGCTCAACCGTCTCACCCCCGGTGACCACGCCAAGCGCAGCGCCCTCTTCAACTCCGGCGCGGAGGCCGTGGAGAACGCGGTCAAGATCGCCCGCCACTACACCGGCAAGCAGGCCGTCGTCGCATTCGACCACGCCTACCACGGGCGCACCAACCTCACGATGGGCCTCACGGCGAAGAACCAGCCCTACAAGAACGGCTTCGGCCCGTTCGCCCCCGAGATCTACCGCGCTCCGCTGAGCTATCCGCTGCGCGACGGCGGCCTGTCGGGCGCCGAGGCCGCGAAGCGCGCCATCACGCTGATCGAGAAGCAGATCGGCGCGAGCAACCTCGCCGCGATCATCATCGAGCCGATCCAGGGCGAGGGCGGCTTCATCGTCCCGGCCGACGGCTTCCTCCCCGCCCTGCAGGCGTGGGCGAGCGCGAACGGCGTCGTCTTCATCGCCGACGAGGTGCAGACCGGCTTCGCCCGCACCGGCACCATGTTCGCCTCCGAGCAGTTCGGCCTGGTCCCCGACCTCATCGTCACCGCCAAGGGCATCGCCGGCGGCCTCCCGCTGTCGGCCGTCACCGGCCGCGCCGAGATCATGGACGCGCCGCAGGTCGGCGGCCTCGGGGGCACCTACGGCGGCAACCCGCTCGCGTGCGTCGCCGCCCTCGCCGCGATCGAGACGTACGAGCAGGACGGCCTGGTCGAGCGGGCCCGTGAGATCGGCGACATCCTGTTCGAGAAGCTGGGCGCCCTGCGCGACGCCGACCCGCGCGTCGCCGAGGTGCGCGGCCGCGGTGCGATGGTCGCCATCGAGCTCGTCGACCCGGAGACCGGGGAGCCGGACGCCGCCCTGACCTCGAAGGTCGCGGCCGCCGCCCATGCGGCCGGAGTCGTGCTCCTCACCTGCGGCACCTATGGCAACGTCATCCGCTTCCTCCCGCCGCTGAGCATCCCGGATCACCTCCTCATCGAGGGCCTGGACGTCGTCGCGGAGGCGGTGGCCAACGCATGA
- a CDS encoding universal stress protein, with protein sequence MTTTTPPRILVGYTATPAGEDALAAAAALAGSTGAQLDVVVVLPMNSRPSIVPNDPGYDALLRDTAEGWLGDARSRIPQAVPSRERVVYGDSLAGGLLTAAEAGRAALIVVGAARDGLLGRFTVGSVAGSLLHASPVPVMLAPQGSRDSAAPLSRVTGMVGTREGADAVLATSARLSGSAHAPLRLVSLLALDLPGVDSAKERVSEHHAAAVLEDARAALPEGVEATASVAPGDSVAHAVSSLDWQPGEVAVVGSSRLAQPSRLFLGTTASTMLRALPVPMIVVPRTTP encoded by the coding sequence ATGACCACCACGACACCGCCGCGCATCCTCGTCGGCTACACCGCGACCCCGGCCGGGGAGGACGCCCTCGCGGCGGCCGCCGCCCTGGCCGGGTCGACCGGCGCGCAGCTGGACGTCGTGGTGGTCCTGCCGATGAACTCGCGGCCCTCCATCGTGCCGAACGACCCCGGCTACGACGCCCTCCTGCGCGACACCGCGGAGGGCTGGCTGGGGGATGCGCGGTCGCGCATCCCCCAGGCGGTGCCCTCGCGCGAGCGGGTCGTCTACGGCGACTCCCTCGCCGGAGGGCTGCTCACCGCCGCCGAAGCAGGCCGTGCCGCGCTCATCGTCGTGGGTGCCGCGCGGGACGGCCTGCTCGGGCGCTTCACGGTCGGCTCGGTCGCCGGCTCGCTGCTGCACGCCTCGCCGGTCCCGGTGATGCTCGCGCCGCAGGGCTCGCGCGATTCGGCCGCGCCGCTCTCCCGCGTCACCGGGATGGTCGGGACGCGAGAGGGTGCGGACGCGGTCCTCGCCACCAGCGCACGGCTGTCGGGGTCGGCGCACGCTCCACTGCGCCTCGTCTCGCTGCTCGCACTCGACCTGCCGGGTGTCGATTCGGCGAAGGAGCGCGTGAGCGAGCACCACGCCGCCGCCGTGCTGGAGGATGCACGCGCGGCTCTGCCCGAGGGCGTCGAAGCCACGGCCTCCGTCGCCCCGGGCGACAGCGTCGCGCACGCGGTCTCCTCGCTCGACTGGCAGCCGGGGGAGGTCGCGGTCGTCGGGTCGAGCCGCCTCGCGCAGCCCAGCCGCCTCTTCCTCGGCACGACCGCCTCCACCATGCTGCGCGCCCTGCCCGTCCCGATGATCGTCGTCCCCCGCACCACCCCCTAG